In Lycium ferocissimum isolate CSIRO_LF1 chromosome 11, AGI_CSIRO_Lferr_CH_V1, whole genome shotgun sequence, a single genomic region encodes these proteins:
- the LOC132037145 gene encoding NAC transcription factor 25-like, with translation MERTGLISGSNHHLHLPPGFRFHPTDEELVVHYLKKKAASTPLPVTIIAEVDLYKFDPWELPSKANFGEQEWYFFSLRERKYPKGGRPNRAATSGYWKATGTDKPIFTCNGTKKIGVKKALVFYKGRPPKGIKTNWVMHEYRLVDNNSSLTKKCSLWLDDWVLCRIYKRNNSSTLVEMDKEDSIEEYTTTTCSTSILPATPMNLFEQHNPNIEGALRDSNFDQLLEKDNDNYFGNNGASSGLQVDSHENENIGNSGSFLSMLNDISPRSSPLNSWFSG, from the exons ATGGAGAGAACCGGTTTGATATCCGGTTCAAACCACCACCTTCACCTACCACCCGGTTTCCGGTTCCACCCGACCGACGAGGAGCTGGTGGTTCACTACCTCAAGAAAAAGGCAGCTTCCACTCCATTGCCGGTCACAATAATAGCTGAAGTTGATCTCTACAAGTTTGATCCATGGGAATTGCCAA GTAAGGCAAATTTTGGGGAGCAAGAATGGTATTTTTTCAGTCTGAGAGAAAGGAAATATCCGAAAGGGGGTCGACCAAATCGAGCAGCAACTTCAGGATATTGGAAGGCCACTGGCACAGACAAGCCAATATTTACATGCAATGGCACTAAGAAAATTGGGGTGAAAAAGGCACTTGTTTTCTATAAAGGAAGGCCACCAAAAGGGATCAAAACAAATTGGGTGATGCATGAATATCGCCTTGTTGATAACAATTCTTCTCTAACCAAGAAATGCTCTTTATGG cttgatgattgggtattatGTCGGATTTACAAGAGAAACAATTCAAGCACATTAGTGGAAATGGACAAGGAAGATTCTATAGAGGagtacactacaacaacatgtTCAACTTCAATATTGCCAGCCACACCAATGAATTTATTTGAGCAACATAATCCAAATATTGAAGGAGCTTTGAGAGATTCCAATTTTGATCAACTTCTTGAAAAGGATAatgataattattttggaaatAATGGAGCTTCATCAGGTTTACAAGTTGATAgtcatgaaaatgaaaatattggcAATTCGGGCTCATTTCTTTCAATGCTCAATGATATTTCACCAAGAAGTTCACCACTCAATTCTTGGTTTTCTGGCTAA
- the LOC132036146 gene encoding uncharacterized protein LOC132036146 — translation MGLVAFNWFIMSSSKFGPHPFVRYPLANIMLRLRICNSQCLPYLLPCFFPSHNYNSIQTTISFPYSSSFITAHKSGARLSLAPKLCRARRRVIYDDDDEEEDKENGHNNNVELALLEFYSESVRNEALIVKALVDEEEVEVLIFKGFSSCLSYRTSPDPSKSVLPARAVIKCIDRIKGPFDPSNIVYLEKGLTVEAFKERIISK, via the exons ATGGGccttgtagcttttaattggttTATAATGAGCTCCTCCAAATTTGGACCTCATCCTTTTGTACGTTATCCTTTGGCTAACATAATGTTGAGGCTTAGAATATGCAATTCACAATGCTTACCTTATCTTTTGCCATGCTTCTTTCCCAGCCATAACTACAACTCAATTCAAACTACTATCAGCTTCCCGTACTCGTCCTCCTTTATCACGGCTCATAAATCGGGCGCCAGACTGTCTCTGGCGCCCAAACTTTGCCGTGCAAGGAGAAGAGTTATATACGATGATGACgacgaagaagaagataaagaaaatGGACATAATAATAATGTGGAATTAGCATTGCTAGAGTTTTACAGTGAATCTGTGAGAAACGAAGCCCTAATTGTGAAAGCTCTTGTAGATGAGGAAGAAGTGGAAGTTCTAATTTTCAAG GGGTTCTCATCATGCTTGAGTTACAGGACTAGTCCAGATCCATCAAAAAGTGTGCTTCCAGCAAGGGCAGTTATCAAATGCATAGACAGAATAAAAGGACCTTTTGACCCCTCAAACATCGTTTATTTGGAGAAAGGATTAACTGTGGAGGCCTTTAAAGAAAGGATTATCTcaaagtaa
- the LOC132037098 gene encoding uncharacterized protein LOC132037098: protein MAIGGVFCGVVPFIFRRKPSPLKEEDTRKTRRLHTRVIRKLPSMLVPKRSKAAKVSKVRNSCWVQTPRSPRLHNSNMVKTPKSPRLHNSNGVRATKSPTFHNSIGVASNFRIMTGIQNKILTLRDLLDLSPCDGSESANELLISTLRDLHKLFPSINPNFSLSKIDGTSIHEKVRCFCDILKSIGQMWTGNDEWMVTCKENSHSKLNDFEYVLALLDDIIKLASERILEMTDADEDEDEHEDESEDEECRTRDTSPSPSPDAFEKNFSETYSSNNSSLSSSPTSVLPEIITNASKKNAKPSIASPLLLSFRVQAVGNQNPIEVKHLSFHMFPNANQDSNTEAKQDCEIMDLPEILMTSLEKASENGGIFWTGASDGQAVPARVTFDVLLPPSSISRLQSNVTDQSSVPPSPSILSPKIIESQIPTPPQPEHQPDSSSESEEPAPSPPPAHITSGNSVIPPPPPPPPALPVTSKYRAVPCPPPPPPRKSENVHSPPPPPPPPPHKGLKGMVTPHPLPPKASNRAVPEAPPLKPAAKVAAPPPPPTPMGKRKGVAPPPPPSPMQTKKGGAPPPPPPASAGAKNPRLKKAATKLKRSSQMGNLYRSLKGKVEGSSLDSKQKGGKGKFNASKGGKPGMADALAEMTKRSAYFQQIEEDVKNHAKTIMEMKKAIASFHTSDMSELIRFHNYVESHLEKLTDESQVLARFEDFPSKKLEALRTAATLYSKLDSIVSTLENWQPASPVGQHLSRAERYFNKIKGDVDTLERTKDEESKKLKTHKIQFDFSALVRIKELMVDVSSNCMELALKEKREAMAREKEGAGPTNDGNKKESATQLWKAFQFAFRIYTFAGGQDERAEKLTKELAEEIETNLHH, encoded by the exons ATGGCGATTGGGGGTGTATTCTGTGGTGTTGTCCCTTTCATATTCCGCAGAAAGCCTTCTCCATTAAAG GAAGAAGACACACGTAAGACTAGGAGATTACATACTAGAGTAATAAGGAAATTACCTTCTATGTTGGTACCAAAAAGATCAAAAGCAGCCAAAGTTTCCAAAGTGCGCAATTCATGTTGGGTGCAAACACCAAGAAGTCCAAGATTACACAATTCAAATATGGTGAAAACACCAAAAAGTCCCAGATTGCACAATTCAAATGGGGTGAGAGCAACAAAAAGTCCCACTTTTCACAATTCAATTGGTGTGGCCAGCAATTTCAGAATAATGACAGGTATACAAAACAAGATCCTCACATTGAGAGATTTGCTTGATCTTTCTCCTTGTGATGGCTCTGAATCTGCAAatgag CTGCTGATATCAACTCTGAGAGATCTACATAAACTGTTTCCTTCGATCAATCCGAATTTTTCATTGTCAAAAATAGATGGAACATCAATACATGAG aaaGTGCGATGCTTTTGTGATATATTGAAATCAATCGGGCAAATGTGGACAGGAAATGATGAGTGGATGGTCACATGCAAAGAGAACTCACACAGTAAACTAAATGATTTTGAATATG TATTGGCATTGCTCGATGACATTATCAAGTTAGCTAGTGAAAGGATATTAGAGATGACGGATGCGGATGAGGATGAGGATGAGCATGAGGATGAGTCTGAGGATGAGGAATGTCGGACGAGAGATACAAGTCCAAGTCCTTCACCTGACGCATTCGAGAAGAACTTTTCGGAGACTTACTCGAGCAACAATTCCTCCCTTTCGAGCTCTCCAACTTCAGTCCTCCCTGAGATAATAACCAATGCCTCAAAGAAGAATGCAAAACCTTCTATTGCTTCCCCTCTTCTCTTATCATTCAGGGTTCAAGCTGTTGGAAACCAGAACCCGATTGAGGTAAAACACCTCTCGTTCCACATGTTCCCCAATGCAAATCAAGATTCAAATACAGAAGCAAAGCAAGATTGTGAAATAATGGACTTACCGGAGATTCTAATGACTAGCCTGGAGAAAGCATCAGAAAATGGTGGAATATTTTGGACAGGTGCATCAGACGGGCAAGCGGTCCCAGCTCGTGTTACCTTTGATGTGCTTTTACCTCCATCTTCAATTTCTAGGTTGCAATCAAATGTAACGGATCAGTCATCAGTGCCACCTTCTCCAAGCATTTTATCACCAAAAATCAtagaatcacaaataccaacaccACCTCAGCCAGAACATCAACCAGATTCCTCAAGTGAGAGCGAGGAACCAgcaccatcaccaccaccagCCCATATTACATCAGGAAACAGCGTAATACCTCCACCTCCACCTCCACCTCCGGCACTTCCCGTTACATCAAAATATAGAGCAGTGCCTTGTCCTCCTCCGCCACCTCCCAGGAAATCAGAAAATGTACATTCACCTCCACCTCCACCTCCACCTCCACCTCACAAAGGATTAAAGGGTATGGTGACCCCACACCCACTTCCACCAAAGGCATCAAACAGAGCAGTGCCGGAAGCCCCTCCACTGAAGCCAGCGGCAAAGGTAGCTgcacctccaccaccaccaacgCCAATGGGAAAGAGAAAGGGAGTCGCACCTCCACCACCACCTTCACCCATGCAAACAAAAAAGGGAGgggcaccaccaccaccaccaccagctTCTGCAGGTGCCAAAAATCCACGACTTAAGAAAGCAGCCACTAAACTGAAAAGATCATCCCAAATGGGAAATCTTTATCGATCTCTTAAGGGAAAAGTTGAAGGATCTAGTTTAGATAGTAAACAAAAGGGAGGCAAGGGAAAATTTAACGCCTCAAAAGGAGGTAAACCAGGAATGGCTGATGCATTAGCTGAGATGACAAAGAG GTCAGCATATTTCCAACAAATTGAAGAGGATGTTAAGAATCATGCAAAAACAATCATGGAGATGAAAAAGGCCATTGCTTCTTTCCATACATCAGATATGTCTGAGCTCATTAGATTCCACAATTATGTCGAATCCCACCTTGAGAAACTAACAGACGAATCTCAG GTTCTAGCaagatttgaagattttccTAGTAAGAAGTTGGAAGCGTTGAGGACGGCAGCAACTCTGTATTCCAAATTAGATTCAATAGTCTCTACTTTAGAGAATTGGCAACCGGCCTCACCTGTTGGCCAACATCTTAGCAGAGCTGAGAGGTACTTCAACAAG ATAAAAGGAGATGTGGACACTCTAGAAAGGACAAAAGATGAAGAATCCAAGAAATTAAAAACCCACAAAATCCAGTTTGATTTCAGCGCCCTTGTGCGTATCAAGGAATTGATGGTGGATGTTTCCTCAAACTGTATGGAACTTGCACTGAAG GAAAAGAGAGAAGCAATGGCAAGGGAAAAAGAAGGAGCTGGACCAACAAATGATGGGAACAAAAAGGAATCAGCTACACAGCTTTGGAAGGCCTTCCAATTTGCATTCAGAATCTATACTTTTGCTGGTGGGCAAGATGAGAGAGCAGAAAAGTTGACAAAAGAGCTGGCTGAAGAAATCGAGACAAACCTTCATCATTAG